One window from the genome of Pseudomonas sp. L5B5 encodes:
- a CDS encoding DUF3203 family protein → MSLRIDQQDCYFDTQTLHERLPASAVTIITDSAKSMSAVEIKGERIYITEAEADALTVAGATDSRRHLKATDGDSVI, encoded by the coding sequence ATGAGCCTGCGCATCGACCAGCAAGACTGCTATTTCGACACCCAGACCCTGCACGAACGCCTGCCCGCCAGTGCCGTGACCATCATCACCGACAGCGCCAAGTCGATGTCGGCAGTGGAGATCAAGGGCGAGCGGATCTACATCACCGAAGCAGAAGCCGACGCCTTGACCGTAGCAGGTGCCACTGACAGCCGCCGCCACCTCAAGGCCACCGACGGTGATTCGGTGATTTGA
- the ccoG gene encoding cytochrome c oxidase accessory protein CcoG, protein MSERIPVRLVETFEPSRPKQMKTKSTDKHVYTRSFSGLFRTLRMSGAGFLFLMFFGTVWLNWGGRQAVLWDLAESKFHIFGATFWPQDFILLSALLIICAFGLFSITVFAGRVWCGYTCPQSSWTWLFMWCEKVTEGDRNQRIKLQAAPWGANKLVRRALKHTLWLGISVLTGLTFVGYFTPIRPLAQELLTLQIGGLSLFWVLFFAAATYINAGWMREAVCMHMCPYARFQSVMFDKDTLTISYNPARGESRGPRKRDVKPADVGLGDCIDCQVCVQVCPTGIDIRDGLQMECIGCAACIDACDSIMDKMGYARGLISYTSEHELQGGKTHLLRPRLVGYSVVMLVMIGALALALVQRPMVSLDVTKDRGLFRENALGQIENIYSLKIINKTQERQQYKVALVDGEGFELQGKTELSLAPGEIIDLPVSVALLQERAQSSSQGISFKVSDSDEPSIQAVAASRFVAPLNR, encoded by the coding sequence ATGAGCGAAAGAATCCCCGTCCGATTAGTAGAGACCTTCGAACCTTCACGCCCTAAACAGATGAAGACGAAGAGCACCGACAAGCACGTCTATACCCGTAGTTTCAGCGGCCTGTTCCGCACCCTGCGCATGAGTGGCGCGGGTTTCCTGTTCCTGATGTTCTTCGGTACCGTCTGGCTGAACTGGGGCGGACGCCAGGCGGTCCTGTGGGACCTGGCCGAAAGCAAGTTCCACATCTTCGGCGCCACGTTCTGGCCCCAGGACTTCATCCTCCTCTCGGCGCTGCTGATCATCTGCGCGTTCGGCCTGTTCTCCATCACGGTGTTCGCGGGCCGGGTGTGGTGCGGCTACACCTGTCCGCAGAGCTCATGGACCTGGCTGTTCATGTGGTGCGAGAAGGTCACGGAAGGCGACCGCAACCAGCGAATCAAGCTGCAGGCGGCTCCATGGGGAGCCAACAAGCTCGTGCGCCGGGCCCTGAAGCACACCTTGTGGCTGGGTATCAGCGTGCTGACCGGCCTGACCTTCGTCGGCTACTTCACCCCGATCCGGCCCCTGGCCCAGGAACTGCTGACCCTGCAGATCGGTGGCCTGAGCCTGTTCTGGGTGCTGTTTTTCGCCGCCGCCACCTATATCAATGCCGGCTGGATGCGCGAGGCGGTGTGCATGCACATGTGCCCATACGCACGCTTCCAGAGTGTGATGTTCGACAAGGACACCCTGACCATTTCCTACAACCCGGCCCGGGGCGAGAGCCGCGGCCCGCGCAAGCGCGATGTCAAGCCGGCCGACGTCGGGCTGGGCGACTGCATCGATTGCCAGGTGTGCGTGCAGGTCTGCCCGACCGGCATCGACATCCGCGACGGCCTGCAGATGGAATGCATTGGCTGTGCGGCCTGCATCGACGCCTGCGACTCGATCATGGACAAGATGGGCTATGCCCGCGGCCTGATCTCCTATACCTCCGAACATGAACTGCAAGGAGGCAAGACCCACCTGCTGCGCCCACGCTTGGTGGGGTATAGCGTGGTGATGCTGGTCATGATCGGCGCCCTGGCCCTGGCCCTGGTGCAACGGCCGATGGTCTCCCTGGACGTGACCAAGGACCGTGGCCTGTTCCGCGAGAACGCCCTGGGGCAGATCGAGAACATCTATAGCCTGAAGATCATCAACAAGACCCAGGAACGCCAGCAGTACAAGGTGGCCCTGGTCGATGGCGAAGGTTTCGAGCTGCAAGGCAAGACCGAACTGAGCCTGGCCCCGGGGGAAATCATCGACCTGCCGGTCTCGGTGGCGTTGCTCCAGGAACGCGCACAAAGCAGTTCCCAGGGCATCAGCTTCAAGGTCAGCGACAGCGACGAGCCGAGCATCCAGGCCGTGGCGGCCAGTCGTTTTGTCGCGCCGCTGAACCGCTGA